One Nocardiopsis gilva YIM 90087 genomic window, CGTTTCGTCGTCGCGCTGAGCTAAGGTAGGCGCATGTCCGCCTCCGCGAAACCCGAGACGAACGAACAGTCGGTGAAGACGTCGCAGCGCCGACGCGCCCCGGCGGGGGCCGCCGTGCTGCAGGAGGACGTGACCCAGGCCATTCGGGCGGCCGTGTTCGCCGAGCTGGCCGCTGTGGGGTACGGGCGGCTGTCGATCGAGGCGGTCGCCAAGCGGGCGGGCGTCGGCAAGACGGCGGTCTACCGGCGGTGGAACTCCAAGCTCCCCATGGTCATCGACGTGGTCTCGGTCGTCGCGGCACAGGTGACGCCGGTGCCCGACACCGGCTCGCTCTACGGCGACGTGCGCGACCTGCTCGAAGCGGGTGCCTACGCCCTCCGCCACCCACTGGCGTCGCAGATCGTCCCCGACCTGCTCGCCGAGGCGGCGCGCAACCCCGACATCGCGCGGACGCTGGAGTCCACGATCCGCGACACCCAGCAGAACATCAGCACCGTGGTGATCCACAACGCGGTGGAGCGCGGGGAGCTGCCCGAGGACACGGACGTCGACATGGCCCTCGACATGATCCTCGGCCCGCTCTACTGGCGGCTCGCCGTCACACGCGGCGCGGTGTCCTCGGACTATCTCGACCGGCTCGCGCGCGCGGCGACGACCGCTCTGGCCGCCACGCGGAAGTAGCGCCCCGGCCGCCGCCCCTCGCGCCTCGTGGGGGCGGGCCAAGCTTCGACTGTGATCAGTGTTGTCGGTGTGACTACTTTGTGCCGCTGTGCATGTTGTTTCGGTAGTGTTCCCGTGTGGCGCGTTCGTCGCGCCGCCCCATCACCGTTCAGCGAAGGAAAAAAGAAACAGGGAACGAGAAGGGGAGGACAACCCCCATGAGGATCCGGCACCGTCTCGGTGCGGTCATCGGTGCCGTCGCGGTCACGGCGCCCCTCACCACCGCGTCGGCCCACGCCGCTCTCCCGGAGACGGAGCATGACGAGGCCTCCGAGGTCTACGGCCTCGCCGTCGTCCCCGGAGATCCGGACGACCCGCGGTTCCCCCTGGACTGGGACAGCGCCGACACCGCGGTGCTGACCTGCGACCCGGCAGGAGGAACCCATCCCAAGGCACGCCAAGCCTGCGCCGCGGTCGACCGCGCCGGTTCCATCGCCGGCATCAACGGGCCGACGCTGTGCCCCATGGTCCTCAGCCCGGTCACGGCGTTCTCCTGGGGCGCCGAGACGTATGAGGAGACGCACGACAACCTCTGTTTCCTGAAGCAGAAGAAGCGCGCGGTGTTCGACTTCATGTCCCGCCGCTAGGCGCGACACGACCGTGGGGACGACGCCGGAGCGTCGTCCCCACGGTTCCGCGTGGAGCCTGCCCGCGCCGCGGCACGGACGGCGCGGTCAGGCGAGCGCGGCGGGCTCCTCGGCCGCGTCGGGCGCGGCGTCGCTGAAGACCGGCGTGTCCGCGATCAGGGCCTGCGTGTACTCGTGCTGCGGGTCGGACACGACCTCGCCCACCGGCCCGTACTCCACGATCCGGCCCTTGTTCAACACCGCCACCTGCTGCGCGATGTTGGAGACCAGCGCGATGTCGTGCGTGACGAACAGCAGCGACAGCCCGTCGTCCTGCAGCCCGCGCAGCAGCTTCACGATCTCGGCCTGCACCGAGACGTCCAGCGCCGAGGTGATCTCGTCGCAGACGAGCATGTCGGGCTTGGTCGCGATCGCGCGGGCGATCGACACGCGCTGCCGCTCACCGCCGCTCAGCTGCTCGGGGAAGCGGTCCCCATAGGCCGCCGGGAGCGCGGCGCGCTCCAGGGCCTCGGCCACCACGGCGTCGGGGTCGGCGACCTTGCCCTGCAGGTGCGCCACCGGTGCCAGGATCAGGTCCCGCACCCGCTTGCGCGGGTTCAGCGCCTCATAGGGGTTCTGGAAGATGTACTGCACCCGCCGCCGCTGCTCGGCGGTGCGCCGGTAGCTGCTGGGCGCGAGGTCGTCGCCGTCGAACGTGACGTCGCCGGTGAACTGGTCGTGCAGACCTGCGATGGCGCGCGACAGCGTCGTCTTGCCCGACCCCGATTCGCCGAGCAGGGCCACACACTGGCCGGGGTAGACGTCGAGGTCGATGCCCTCCAGGACCACCGTCTTGCCGTAGCTGGCCTGCAGGTTGCGCACGTGCAGCAGCGGCGCGTCGGACCGCTCGCCCGATGCCGCGGCGTCGTGCCCGTCCGTCTTCATCCGGGGAACGGCGCTCAGCAGTTTCTGGGTGTACGTGTGGCGCGGGTTGGCGAAGACCTCGGCCGCCTTGCCCCGCTCCACGACATCGCCCCGGTACATCACCGCGATGTCGTCCGCCAGCTCGGCCACCACCGCCATGTCGTGGCTGATGTAGACCCCGGCCGTCCCGTACTCGCGCGTCATCTGGCGGATGGTCTCCACCACGTGCGACTGGGTGGTGACGTCAAGGCCGGTCGTCGGCTCGTCCAGGACGATGAGGTCGGGGCGGCCGACGAACGCCATCGCGATGGCCACGCGCTGCTGCTGCCCGCCCGAGAGCTGGTGCGGGTAGCGGGCCAGGAAGGCGTCGTCGTCGGGCAGCGCGACCTCGCGCAGCACCTCGCGGACCCGGTCCAGGGCGGGGGTCGCGGCGTCGTCCCAGTTGTGCAGCGCCTCCATGAGCTGGGTGCGCAGCCGCAACGCCGGGTTGAGCGCCGAGGCGGGCGACTGCGGGATGTAGGCGACCTTGCGTCCGCGCAGCTGCTGGATCTCCGCTGGGGTACGGCCGACCAGGGAGGTGCCGGAGACCGTGATGTCCCCGCGCACGACCTCGGTGGCGCGCTTGCAGTGGGCCAGCAGCGCCAGGCCGAGCGTGGTCTTGCCGGAGCCGGACTCGCCGACCAGGCCGAGGATCTCGCCCCGCTTCACCCGCAGGGTGATGTCGGAGATGATCTCGACGTCGGAGGGGCGGCCGATGACGGTCACCCCGGTGACGTCGAGCGCGACGTCGGCGCCGCTCGGACTTCCGCCCGGCTGGCTGGTCGCGTCGGTCGATGCGGTGTGTGCGGCCATCACTTCTCCACCCCTCGGTCGATGCCGATGGACGCTCGGGAGAGTCCGTCGGTGATGAGGTTCGCGCCGATGGTGAGGATCGCGACCGCGGCCACCGGCAGGGCCACCGCCCACGGTTGGACCGTGATGGCGACCCGGTTCTCGTTGATCATCAGGCCCCAGTCGGCCGTGGGCGGCTGGAGGCCCATGCCGAGGAAGCTGAGGGTGGCGATGAGGCCGACCGAGTAGGTGATCCGCAGGCCCAGCTCGACCAGCAGCGGGCTGGTGATGTTGGGCAGGATCTCGGTGGCCATGATGCGCACCCGGGGAACGCCGATGGCCTCGGCGGCCTTGACGAAGTCCTGCTCGACGACCTTCAGCGTCGCCTCGCGGGCGACCCGCGCGACGCGGGAGGCGTGCGAGACGGCGATGAGCACCATGATCAGCCAGACCTTGGGGCCGATGATCGACATCACCAGCAGGGCGAGGACCAGCTGCGGGAAGGCCAGCATCATGTCGTTGGCCCGCATGATGACCTCGTCGGTCTTACCGCGCAGGTAGCCGGCCACGATGCCGAGGACCGCGCCCAGCAGCACCCCGGCGAGCGCCGAGGTGACGGCGATCGAGATCAGCGTGTAGCCGCCGTGCAGGAAGCGGGTGAAGACGTCGCGCCCGAACTGGTCGGTACCGAACAGCGACCCGTCCACGTCGGTGGAGTTGGGCGTGCCGATGAACTCGGTGGGACTGAACGGGCTGACCAGGGGACCGACCAGCGCGATCAGGACGATGGCGCCGGCCAGGACGACGCCGATCTTCGTGCGTCCGTGCCCCCACGCCGTCCGGATCAGGCCGGGGCGCTTGGCGGGGGACGACGCGGGCGCGGTGCCCTTCGGGGAGCCCTTCGCGGTCCCGGCTGCGGTGGACGGTGCGGTGGAGGGAGGTGTAGCTGTGCTCATCGGGACGACACCCTCACCTTCGGGTTGGCGGCCAGGCCCACGACGTCGGCGAGCAGGTTGACCACGATGTAGACCACGGCGATCAGCAGCGTCACGGCCTGGATGACCGGAATGTCGCGGGTGTCGATCGCGTCCATCAGCGCCAAGCCGATGCCCGGGAAGCGGAAGAGGTACTCGATGGCGACCACGCCACCGGCCAGCCAGCCCAGCTGGAGCGCGATGACCTGGGCGACCGGGCCGATGGCGTTGGGGCCCGCGTGGCGCAGGATCACCGTGCGCTGCGGCAGGCCCTTGAGCCGGGCCTGCTGCACGTACTCGCTCTCCAGCACCTCGATCATCGAGGCGCGCATCATCCGGATGATCGGCGGGCTGACCGCGATGACCAGGGTGGCCACCGGAAGCACGAGCTGGGTGGGGTCGTTGAGCACGTTGTCGGCGCGCCCGGCGTAGACGGCCGGGAACAGCTGCAGGGCGCCCGTCGCGAAGGCGAGGATCAGCAGGATACCGACCGCGAACTCGGGGATCGCGGCCAGGATCAGCGTGACCATCGACGTGCCGTGGTCCACGGCACGGTCGCGGCGCATCGCGCTGTAGGCGCCCAGCAGCAGCGCGATCGGAGTGGCGACCAGGGCCGCGATCGCCATCAGCGACAGGCTGGCGGTGACGCGCGGCGCCAGGTGGTCGACGACCGGCATGTTGGCCGCGTACGACGTCCCGAGGTCGAAGGTGAAGATCCCGGCGATCCAGCTGCCGTACTGCACGGCCAGCGGTTCGTTCAGGTGGAGCTGTTCGCGCAGCGCGGCGAGCCGTTCGGGGGTGGCCTCACGGCCGAGCATGGCCTGGGCGGCGTCGCCGGGCAGCGCCTGCGTCGCCAGGAAGACCACGAGTGAGACCACGAACAGGGTCAGTAACCCGTAGAAGAGGCGGTGCAGGATCAGGCGTGTCATTGTTGGTTACCCTCTGGCGGAGTTCGGTGGGGACCCGGTCGCGGCTGCGTTAGCTTTCGATCCGGACCCGGCGGAACCCGTAGGAGGTCAGCGGGTGCCCGGTGACGGAGGGCTCCAGGCCCTTGACCTTCTTGTGGAAGCCGTCGACGGTGTTGACGAAGCCCCAGATGATGTAGCCGCCGCGCTCGTACTCGATCTTCATGGCCTTCTTGAGGATCTTGTTGCGCTCGTCGTCGTCGACGGTGGACCGCGCCTTCTCGATGAGCTCGATCCACTCCTCGTCGTCCCAGTGGGTCTCGTTGTAGGCGGCGTCGGGCATGGAGCTCTGGGCGGTCTGCGCGAGGTAGTTGCGGCTGCTCCAGTAGTCCTGGGCGAAGGTCCACTTCAGGTAGTTGTCGCCGTAGAACTCGGTGGAGGTGAGCTGCTTGAGGTTGACCGTGACGCCGGCCTTCTTGGCCTGCTCCTTGAAGACCTGGGCCGCGCCCACGGCGCCCGGGCTGATCTCGCCGGTGACCAGCTCGACCTCCAGGCCGTCTTCGTACCCGGCGTCGGCGAGCAGCTTCTTGGCCTTCTTGATGTCCTGCTCGCGCTGGGGCAGGTCGTCGTTGTAGGCGGGGTCGAACCGGCTGTACATGTCGTTGCCGACGCTGCCGTAGCCGGACAGGGCCTGCTTGACCATCTGCTCGCGGTCCACGATGAGGCGGAAGGCCTGGCGGACGCGCTCGTCGTCGAAGGGCTTCTTGTCGACGCCCATGGTGAACGGGAGCCACATGCCGGTCTCGGAGTCGAGGATCTTCAGGTTGTCGTTGGCGTCGACGACCTTGATCTGGCTGTGCGGCAGCTGGCTGATCGCGTCGACCTGCCCGCCGACCAGCGCGTTGACCCGCGCGGTCTCGTCGGGGAAGTTGAGGATCTCCAGCTCGTCGATGTGCGGCTCGCCCTTGCGCCAGTAGTCCTCGTGCTTGGTGAACAGGCTGCGCTCGCCGGGGGTGAACTCCGCGAACTTGAAGGGGCCGGCGCCGACGGGCTTCTTCGGGTCGTAGCCCTCCGGGACGATGCCCACGCCGTACTCGGCGAAGACCTCGAGCAGGTTGACGTAGGGGTCGGTGAACGGCAGCTCGACCGTGCGGTCGTCGACCTTCTTCATCTTGTCCCGGTCGAGCGTGGCGAACTGCTCGGCGGTGCTGCCCGGGTCGTCGGGGTCGGTGATGCGCTTGAGCGTGAAGATGACCGCGTCGGCGGTGACGGCCGAGCCGTCGTGGAACTTCAGCCCCTCCTTGAGCTTGACGGTCCACAGGGTGGCGTCGTCGTTCGGCTCGACCGACTCGGCGAGCACCATCTCGATCGAGTAGTCGGGGTTGAAGCCGCACAGGCCGTCGTAGAGGTTGTACACCCGCGCGATGTCGGTGTTGTCCGTGGCCTTGTGCGCGTCGAGGGTGTCCTTCGCGGACCCGCCGGCGACACCGACCCGGAGCCGTCCGCCTTCGGTGCCGCCCGAAGCGTCACCGCCGCCGCAGGCCGAGAGCGCGGGGAGGACCGCGGCGCCGGCGGCACCGGCCATCAGGACGGTGCGGCGGCTGGGGGCGGCGGCCGTGCGCGGGTCGTCGGACCGCTGGGCGGGGTTCTGCTGGGGGCGATGGTCGGGCAGGGGCTGGGACGGCACTGGGGACCTCGTTCGAACGGGGACAGAAGCGTGGGCACGGCACCAGGCGGCGGGCTCGCGCGCGAGCCAACCGGGTGACGGGGGGAAGCCCGTGTGGGCGACAGGCGCGGGCGCGGATCACGGTGAGCGGGGCCCACAGTGAGCAGGGTTCAGGGGTGAACGCAGGTCACAGTGAGCACAGGCCACGGCGAGCACGGCTCGCACCGGACTTACTGATGTTCACTAGCCCCGATACTTACGTCAAACCGTGTTCATATGATTACCATGGGTGCAGATTGCGTTCGATTGTGATGTGTCGTGAAGTGTCGGTTTCGTGCGCGGAAGCGAAGGTGAACAGCGGTGTTGCGTGTGTGCACCGGTGGGCGCGCGGGGTCGTTGCGTAGCGCGGAAATGCGTGCGCCGGAGCCCCGAATGCGGCGTTCGGGGCTCCGGCGGCGTGACGGAATCGATGTCGGTAGGTAGCGAAACCTTGTTGTTTAAGGTTGATTTATGGCGTTTTGTCCTTTATCAAGCGGACGCTTGCTTCTCCAGTTCCTCCGGCCCCATGACGAACTCCGGATCCACCTGCGCCGACAGGTCGGCACCGGTGGCCTTATCGGCCCACGCGCGGGCGTTGCGCAGGTGGAACTCCACGGTCTGCCGAGTGAACGCCGCCCAGTCCTTGGGGCGGGCGTCGACGGTGTCGCGCATCCAGGCGAGGGTCTTGACGTTCTCCTCCTCCAGGTGCTCCAGCGGCGGGTGCTGTCCCTTCTCCATGGCGCGCACGAACCGCGACTGGCCGAAGCACGCGGCCAGCGCGTCTCCGACGTGCTCGCGCAGGAACTCCACGTCCTCGGCGTCGCACACCTTGTTGCCGATGACCTTGATCGCGACCCCGTGGTCGCGGGCGTAGTCGGCGTACTGCCGGTACACCCCGACGCCGCGCACCGTCGGCTCGGCCACCAGGAACGTCACGTCGAACCGGGTGAACAGGCCCGAGGCGAAGGAGTCCGCCCCCGCCGTCATGTCCACCACCACGTACTCGCCGGCGCCGTCGACGAGGTGGTTGAGGTAGAGCTCGGCGGCGCCGATCTTGGAGTGGTAGCAGGCGACGCCCAGATCGCTCTCCTCGAACGGGCCGGTGGCCATGAGGGTCGCCCCCGCGGCCCGGTGTCCGAAGCGCTGGTGGATCGGGTTCGCGGGGGAGAGGTCCAACAGCCGGGAGCCGCGGCCCGGCGGGGTCGTCTTGACCATCTCGTCGGCCGACCCGATGCGCGGGTTGTCGCCGCGCAGCAGCTCCTTGATCTCACGGATGTGCGCGCCCAGCGGCGGCACGCGGGCGGGCGCGTCGGCCTCGATGCCCAGAGCGGCGCCCAGGTTCTGGTTGATGTCGGCGTCGATCGCCACGACCGGGAGCCCGGTATCGGCCAGGTAGCGGGTGAACAGGGCGGAGAGCGTGGTCTTCCCGCTGCCGCCTTTGCCGGCGAATGCGATTCTCACCTGTGGTCCCTTCTGCTGGGGGCGGTGTTGAGGGAAAGGCCCGTCGGCGGGGTGGCAGGCGTGCGCTCGCGACGCATCCCGTCGCGCCCGTCCCGGTTATGGCGGACACGGCTGCGGGAGCGCGCACTGCCGGAAGCACGCCCGCGCGGGAGCCGCCGTCGGGCGGAACCCTCGATGGGAATGATTATCGTTGCATTCCAGGGGTGGTGAGGGCGAATTGATCGGATCGTGTCGTGGCGGATCCGCCGTGCGCCCGCAGGCGCGGACCGCCCCTCGGGCGCGGCCGCGCGGGCGCCCTGATTGCCCCGTAATTGCTGGTCAGAGGTGATTTCGTGAACCGAACACG contains:
- a CDS encoding ABC transporter permease produces the protein MTRLILHRLFYGLLTLFVVSLVVFLATQALPGDAAQAMLGREATPERLAALREQLHLNEPLAVQYGSWIAGIFTFDLGTSYAANMPVVDHLAPRVTASLSLMAIAALVATPIALLLGAYSAMRRDRAVDHGTSMVTLILAAIPEFAVGILLILAFATGALQLFPAVYAGRADNVLNDPTQLVLPVATLVIAVSPPIIRMMRASMIEVLESEYVQQARLKGLPQRTVILRHAGPNAIGPVAQVIALQLGWLAGGVVAIEYLFRFPGIGLALMDAIDTRDIPVIQAVTLLIAVVYIVVNLLADVVGLAANPKVRVSSR
- a CDS encoding ABC transporter ATP-binding protein, encoding MAAHTASTDATSQPGGSPSGADVALDVTGVTVIGRPSDVEIISDITLRVKRGEILGLVGESGSGKTTLGLALLAHCKRATEVVRGDITVSGTSLVGRTPAEIQQLRGRKVAYIPQSPASALNPALRLRTQLMEALHNWDDAATPALDRVREVLREVALPDDDAFLARYPHQLSGGQQQRVAIAMAFVGRPDLIVLDEPTTGLDVTTQSHVVETIRQMTREYGTAGVYISHDMAVVAELADDIAVMYRGDVVERGKAAEVFANPRHTYTQKLLSAVPRMKTDGHDAAASGERSDAPLLHVRNLQASYGKTVVLEGIDLDVYPGQCVALLGESGSGKTTLSRAIAGLHDQFTGDVTFDGDDLAPSSYRRTAEQRRRVQYIFQNPYEALNPRKRVRDLILAPVAHLQGKVADPDAVVAEALERAALPAAYGDRFPEQLSGGERQRVSIARAIATKPDMLVCDEITSALDVSVQAEIVKLLRGLQDDGLSLLFVTHDIALVSNIAQQVAVLNKGRIVEYGPVGEVVSDPQHEYTQALIADTPVFSDAAPDAAEEPAALA
- a CDS encoding ATP-binding protein, yielding MRIAFAGKGGSGKTTLSALFTRYLADTGLPVVAIDADINQNLGAALGIEADAPARVPPLGAHIREIKELLRGDNPRIGSADEMVKTTPPGRGSRLLDLSPANPIHQRFGHRAAGATLMATGPFEESDLGVACYHSKIGAAELYLNHLVDGAGEYVVVDMTAGADSFASGLFTRFDVTFLVAEPTVRGVGVYRQYADYARDHGVAIKVIGNKVCDAEDVEFLREHVGDALAACFGQSRFVRAMEKGQHPPLEHLEEENVKTLAWMRDTVDARPKDWAAFTRQTVEFHLRNARAWADKATGADLSAQVDPEFVMGPEELEKQASA
- a CDS encoding TetR/AcrR family transcriptional regulator, encoding MSASAKPETNEQSVKTSQRRRAPAGAAVLQEDVTQAIRAAVFAELAAVGYGRLSIEAVAKRAGVGKTAVYRRWNSKLPMVIDVVSVVAAQVTPVPDTGSLYGDVRDLLEAGAYALRHPLASQIVPDLLAEAARNPDIARTLESTIRDTQQNISTVVIHNAVERGELPEDTDVDMALDMILGPLYWRLAVTRGAVSSDYLDRLARAATTALAATRK
- a CDS encoding ABC transporter substrate-binding protein; its protein translation is MPSQPLPDHRPQQNPAQRSDDPRTAAAPSRRTVLMAGAAGAAVLPALSACGGGDASGGTEGGRLRVGVAGGSAKDTLDAHKATDNTDIARVYNLYDGLCGFNPDYSIEMVLAESVEPNDDATLWTVKLKEGLKFHDGSAVTADAVIFTLKRITDPDDPGSTAEQFATLDRDKMKKVDDRTVELPFTDPYVNLLEVFAEYGVGIVPEGYDPKKPVGAGPFKFAEFTPGERSLFTKHEDYWRKGEPHIDELEILNFPDETARVNALVGGQVDAISQLPHSQIKVVDANDNLKILDSETGMWLPFTMGVDKKPFDDERVRQAFRLIVDREQMVKQALSGYGSVGNDMYSRFDPAYNDDLPQREQDIKKAKKLLADAGYEDGLEVELVTGEISPGAVGAAQVFKEQAKKAGVTVNLKQLTSTEFYGDNYLKWTFAQDYWSSRNYLAQTAQSSMPDAAYNETHWDDEEWIELIEKARSTVDDDERNKILKKAMKIEYERGGYIIWGFVNTVDGFHKKVKGLEPSVTGHPLTSYGFRRVRIES
- a CDS encoding SSI family serine proteinase inhibitor, with amino-acid sequence MRIRHRLGAVIGAVAVTAPLTTASAHAALPETEHDEASEVYGLAVVPGDPDDPRFPLDWDSADTAVLTCDPAGGTHPKARQACAAVDRAGSIAGINGPTLCPMVLSPVTAFSWGAETYEETHDNLCFLKQKKRAVFDFMSRR
- a CDS encoding ABC transporter permease translates to MSTATPPSTAPSTAAGTAKGSPKGTAPASSPAKRPGLIRTAWGHGRTKIGVVLAGAIVLIALVGPLVSPFSPTEFIGTPNSTDVDGSLFGTDQFGRDVFTRFLHGGYTLISIAVTSALAGVLLGAVLGIVAGYLRGKTDEVIMRANDMMLAFPQLVLALLVMSIIGPKVWLIMVLIAVSHASRVARVAREATLKVVEQDFVKAAEAIGVPRVRIMATEILPNITSPLLVELGLRITYSVGLIATLSFLGMGLQPPTADWGLMINENRVAITVQPWAVALPVAAVAILTIGANLITDGLSRASIGIDRGVEK